The uncultured Desulfatiglans sp. DNA window TGGAGCACGTCGGAATTTTCCGCAACGAGACGGATCTCCAAAAAGCGGTCGACACGCTGCAGGAGATCTATGGCCAGGCGCAGAGGGTCGGACTACGCTCCAACGGCATCGGGGCCAATCCCGAGCTGGGTCTGGCCCTCAAGATCGAGGCGATGCTGCGGTTGGCCATCTGCGTCGCATACGCGGCCCTGCAGCGCACCGAAAGCCGCGGCTGCCACGCAAGAGAGGATTTTCCGGCCCGAAACGACCGCGACTGGCTGACCCGGACCCTGGCCACATGGCAGAAAGGCCATGACCTCCCGACCCTGAATTACGAACCGGCCTCGAAGGTCCTCGACCTTCCCCCCGGCGAACGGGGTTACGGCGTCTGCAAGATCATCAGCTGCGATGGGGAAATCATAGGAGATTGACATCATGGCGAGACGGCTCACCTTCCAAATCTTCCGCTACAATCCACAGGACCCTGCATCTTCGCCCCACACGGATCTCTTCCGCCTGGAGGAGACCGACAGTATGACCCTCTTCATCGCCCTCTCGCGCCTCCGCGAAGAGCAGGACCCTTCGCTGCAATTCGACTTCTGCTGCCGCGCCGGAATCTGCGGCTCCTGCGCGATGGTCATCAACGGCCGGCCGGGCCTCGCCTGCAAGACGCTCACCAAAGACCTGCCCGAGGATATCACCCTCATGCCCCTGCCGGTCTTCAAGCTGATCGGGGATCTTTCGGTGGATACGGGCACGTGGTTCAGGGCCATGAACGAGCGCATCGGCTCATGGATCCACACCAGCAAGTCCTTCGACCCGAATGGCGAGGAAGAGCGGATGGACAACGCCGTCGCCGAAGAGATCTATGAACTCGAGCGCTGCGTCGAGTGCGGGTGCTGTGTCGCGGCCTGCGGCACCGCCAATATGCGGAAGGATTTCATGGGGGCGGTGGCATTGAACCGCATTGCGCGATTCATGTTGGATCCCCGGGATCAGAGAGGAGATAAGGAGTATTTCGACGTCATCGGAACCGACGAAGGCATCTTTGGATGCATGGGCCTGCTGGGGTGCGAGGACGTCTGCCCGAAAAACCTGCCGCTCCAGGATCAACTCGGCATCCTGCGGCGCAAAATGGGCTGGACCGCCGTCAAGAAGCTCTTTCGCTTTGTAAAATAAATCTCCATCTGGAAACGGTTTCCCTGTACTACCCGGTCGCCGATCTGGAAATGGGGGTTTTTTGCCACTCTCGGCATCGATCTGCACCTTCGCTTGTGCGGCGACCTTCAGGCACGGTACCCCGGCGCCGATCAGTGCCTTTCGACGATGCGGCCTTCGCCATCCAGGACGAACACGGCGAAGCCGTTCTGCCCGGCCCGGGCCCTCAAATCGTCAAGGCGGATGGCCTGGGCTTCGTAGGTCATGCCCTTTTCCCTCGCCAACCGGCCAAGCCCCATCAGTGCGGCGTCTTTTTCCGGAAAGGCCGGGATGAAGGAGATGTTCAGATCCCCATCGACCTGCCCCAGAAACTGCTCCCCGCTCCCGTCACTTTGCACGATCACCCATACCCAACGGCTCACTGCCTCGTCCTGCTCCGTCATTTTCCGTCCTCCTCCGATGCCTGCTTCACTGTCGAAGCCTCATGGGAACGCTTTTCCGTCTCGTCCTTTTTTTCCTCGAGCGCCAGCGCGAGGACGTCTTCCATGCGGTTAACCAGATGGAAAATCAGCTGCTTGCGGATCTTTTCGGGGATATCATCCAGATCATGGCGATTCCCCTCCGGGAGGATGATCTCTTTGATCCCGCTCCGGCTCGCAGCGAGAACCTTCTCCTTGATCCCGCCGACCGGCAGGACCATGCCCCGCAACGTCACCTCGCCCGTCATGGCGACGCGGTGCCGAACGGGCCTCCCGATCAACAACGAGGCCAGTGCCGTCAGCATGGTGACGCCGGCGGACGGGCCGTCCTTGGGGATGGCGCCGGCAGGGACGTGGATGTGAAAATCCCGTTCCGCGAAAAAGTCCTCCCTGATCCCGAACTGAGCGGCCTTCGACCGCAGATAGCTCATCGCCGTATGGGCGGACTCCTTCATCACATCCCCGAGTTGACCGGTCAGGTTCAGTGATTTCTTCCCCGGCATCATCGTCGCCTCGACAAAGAGGATATCCCCTCCTGCAGGGGTCCAGGCCAGTCCAATGGCCACCCCGGGAACCGAAGTCCGCTTCGCCAGATCGAAGGTAAAACGCGGGTTCCCGAGGTACTCCTGCAGCGCAGCTGCCGAGACGTCAAAAAGGTCTTCGCTCCCCTCGGCCACCCCGCGGGCGACCGCACGGCAGATGGCGCCGATCTCGCGCTCGAGATTCCGGACCCCCGCCTCCCGGGTGTATTCCCGGATGATCTTCCGGACAGCCGGCGTCCGGATGATGATCTTCTCCCGGCTGAGTCCATGCTCCTTGACCTGTCTTGGGATCAAAAATTTCCGGGCGATGTTGAGTTTCTCGTCCTCCGTGTAGCCGGCCAGCTCGAGCACCTCCATCCGGTCCCGGAGGGGAGGCGGCACCGGATCCAGCTGATTGGCCGTGGCAATGAACATGACCTTCGACAGATCGAATTCCACCTCCAGGTAGTGATCGGAAAACGAGAAGTTCTGCTCGGGATCGAGGACTTCGAGAAGCGCCGAAGACGGATCCCCGCGAAAGTCGGTCCCCACTTTGTCGATCTCATCCAGGATGTAGACCGGGTTGTTGGAACCCGCCCGTTTGATCCCCTGGATGATCCGGCCGGGCAGGGCGCCCACATAGGTGCGGCGATGCCCACGGATCTCGGCCTCGTCCCGCACCCCGCCGAGGGAGGTGCGGACGAACTTGCGGCCCATGGCCTCGGCGATCGATCGTCCCAGGCTCGTCTTGCCTGTCCCGGGCGGCCCCACCAGGCAGAGGATCGGGCCCTTGTGGGCCGGATTCAGCTTACGCACCGCCAGGTATTCGAGAATACGCTTCTTGACCTTTTCGAGGTTGTAGTGATGCCTGTTCAGGACCCGCTCCGCACGCCGGATATCCAGGGTCTCCTCCGTCCCCTCGTTCCAGGGCAGGTCGAGGATCCAATCCAGGTAGGTTCGGGAAACCGTGTATTCGGAGGATGCAGGGTTCATCCCGGAAAGCCTGCGAAGCTCTTTTTCCGCCACCGCCTTGACCGGTTCCGGCAGATCCTTTTCCTCGAGCCGCTCCAGCAGTTCGTCGATCTCGGAGCCTTCGTCATCCCCCATTCCGAGTTCTTTCTGGATCGCCTTGAGCTGCTCCTTCAGGTAGAACTCCTTCTGGTGCTGGTCGATCCCCTTTTTCACCTGATCCTGGATCTGACGCCCCATTTTCTGCAGTTCGAGGTCCTCGCTCAGAAAGCGCGTAATCCGCTCCAGCCGGGTCTTGACATCCAGGCACTCGAGGATGTCCTGCTTCTTGTGGCGATCGAGATTGAGGGTGGAAACGATCATATCCGCCAGAGGACCCGGCTCCTCGATATTCTTGGCCAGATCGATCAGCTCGTCCGGCAGGTGGGGGGACAGATCCACGATCTCCTTGAATAGATTCATGATGCTCAACGTCATCGCATCGATCTTTTTCCCGCTGCGGCCGATGTCTTCCAGACGCTCCACCTCGGCCAGGCTGTAATGCTCCCCCTGTTTGACGCCCTTGATCTCTACCCGCGCTATGCCCTGCACGACAACGACGGTGCCCTCATCCATCTTCGACAGCTTCATGATATGGCACGCCGTCCCGATCCGGTGCACCTCCGGCGTACCGGTCGTTTCTCCCTCCGCCCCGTCCTTCATCATGACGGTCAGGACCATCTTGTCCCCGTGGAGGGCGTCATCCACCAACCGGCGATGCGCCTCCTCCCGGATAGCCAGAGGGACCACCATCCTGGGGAAGATCACGGCATCCTTCAAAGGAAGCACCGGTAAAGCGTCCGGGATCTTTTTATCGGAAAAATCCATCCACATCTCCTCAAAGAGGTCTATCACCCCAGCTTCGAGCACTGCCCGGAAATCACTGATCCAGTTCGATGAACCGCGGCTGCGGCATCGGGCCCTTTTTCATCCGGACGGTCAGGAGACCCTCCGAAAAGGCGGCTTCGATCCGATCCCCATCGACCCAGGCGGGCACCCGGAAGATTCGTTCGAAATTGCCGTGTCCCATTTCGAGACGGTGGTAGCGCGCAGGCGCATCGCTCCCGCAAAGCGCCCTGGTTCCGGCTACCCGCAGGTAATTTTCGAAAAAGGTCACTTCGATATCCTCTTTGCGGACCCCGGCCAGATTCACCAACAGGACGATTTCTTCCGCTGTTTCGTACAGGTCCGCCTCAGGCACCCAATCGGCGCTCGTGGCGTTCAGGACCGGACCCCGCAGGTTCATGACCTCGTCCATCAGTCGATTCACCTTGTCGTGGAACTTGCCGGGGTTGCGGTCCAAGCGAACCTTCAAAAGATACATGGAGATCCCCTCCCTGCTGATTTGCCCTATTTCCGCTCCCCAATAGGAGCGTAATCCCTTTCCCGAGGGCCCACATAAATCTGCCGCGGCCGGTGCAGCTTCCACTTCGGGTCGTCCACGCTCTCTTTCCACTGGCTGATCCAACCCGGCAACCGCCCGATGGCAAACATGACCGTGAACATGTTCAATGGGATCCCGAGGGCCCTCAGGACAATCCCGCTGTAGAAGTCCACATTCGGGTACAGGTTGTGATCGATGAAATAGGGGTCGTTGAGAGCCACCTCTTCGAGCGTCTTCGCAATGTCCAGAAGCGGGTCGTTCAGATTGAGCTTTTCCAGGATCCGGTCGCACATGGCCTTCATGATCTTCGCCCGCGGATCGTAGGTCTTGTAAACGCGATGCCCGAAACCCATCAAACGGAAGGGGTCCTTGCGGTCCTTGGCACGCAATATGAATGGGCCGGGGTCTCCTCCCTCCGTATAGATCCGATTCAACATCTCGATCACCGCCTGATTGGCCCCGCCGTGCAATGGTCCCCAGAGGGCGCAAATCCCCGCGGAGATGGCGGCATAGAGATTGACCCGTGCGCTTCCCACCAACCGGACCGCCGCCGTCGAACAGTTCTGTTCATGGTCGGCATGCAGGATCCAGAAGACATTCAACGCCTGGACAATATCGTCGTCAATGACGTAGGGTTTGACCGGCGAGTCGAACATCATGTTCAGAAAATTTGCGCAGTAGCTGAGATCATGCCGCGGATAGACGACCCTGTGCCCCCGCGAGATCTTGTAGGAGGCGGCCGCCATCGTCCGGACCTTCGAGAGCAGCCGCGTGAAGGTGATGTTGATCTCCTCCTCCTCGCCGCGCTCCGGGAGTTCCGGGTAAAAGGCCCTCAGGGCATTCACCATCGAGGAAAGGATGCCCATCGGGTGCGCCCGGCGGGGAAAGTTTTCGAAGAACGCCCGCATATCCTCATGCACGAGGGAATGGTCATTCAACATGACCGAAAAGCGGTTCAATTCCTGACGCGTAGGCAGCTCTCCGTTGATCAGCAGGTAGGCCGTCTCGACGAAGCTCGAACGCTCGGCCAACTGATCGACCGGGATCCCGCGATAGCGCAGGATGCCTTTTTCGCCGTCCATGAAGGTGATGCTGCTCTCGCAGCTGCCGGTATTGGCATACCCCGGATCGAGGGTGATCAGACTGGTTTCACTCCTGAGGCGTGAGATGTCCAGGGCCTTTTCGCCCTCCGTTCCACGGACGATGGGCAGTTCGAAGGTCCTGCCGTCCACAATGAGTTTGGCCGTCTCCTGCATGTTGTTCACCTCGTCGTCTTCATTCGTGAATCAGTCCTTTTCTCCTCTTCATCATCCCTGGTGCAGCCGAATCCCGGCAGGCAGCGCCTCGCCGAAAAGCGCTTCCTCCTCCTGCTCCGCCACCGGAACCACCTCCCGCAGGCATCGAATCCATTCATGGGCCCACTCGTGAGGCTCCAGCCATGCCACCATGCGCGCGATCACCTCCAGATCCAGGTCCCGCGTCCGGTCCCCGGTCAATCGACCCATCTGGGCCAGGGCCGCACCGACCGGTTTCGGGTTGCGCCAGTCCGTGGCGAGGATCGTATCGACCATCGCGGCCACAGCCCTGGGTGGAACCACACGGTCCACCGGGCCGTAAAGGGGCTCCCGGGCCGTGATCCTCGCCAGCGCCCACCAGTACTGCGGTTTGACGCTTTTCGGGTTGAATCCTTCGAGCAGAATGCGCGCCCACAGTTCTTTGTCCGCGGCCGGCAGCCGCTCCATATTCGCCAGGGCCATCCACAGCTCCAGATGCTCCTGGGGCGGAAGCTTCTTCTGGTCTTTCTTCTTCTTCGGACGAACGAGCGCCGCAAAATCGATCCCCACCTGCCTCTGCTGCGCAACACTCAATCCCCCGGCCACGCGCCGCCAGAGGCACCACCACTCCGGGCGGACCTGCGGGTGATTCGTGTGCAGAGGCCCGCGGTTGTACAGCCGCCAGATCTTTTGGAGCCGGTGCTCGTCCAGGGCATCACCAAAGCCCGGCCGCAGGCAGAACCCCAGGAGATTGAGCCAGCGGGACTCCACCTCCGAACTCCTTTCCCTGGCATCGGGGCACTCCATCAAGGCGTCGGCAAAACGGCGGATGACGCTGAGGGGCCAGCGATCCTTCGATTTGCCGATCTGCTCTTCCAGCGTCTTGACCAGGCGCTCCGGCGCCGGGCCCTGTCCCGTACCCGTAAAGGTCTCCTCAATGACACTCAGAGCCCCTTCCACAACGGACTCCTCGAGAAAGGCATGGTCCGCAACCGGAACCGCGGCCTCTGCTTCACGCAGCTGAAACTGGAGGCGCCACCGGTGTTCCGTTAAAAGAGACCGGCACCAGATGGCAAGAGTTCCCATCTCCGTATAGGACGCCTCCACCTGAACAGGTATGGCCGTTTCACGGGCCTTTTTCCCGAACTGGATGACGGTGCGGATCGGTGGAAGCGCCGTCAGGGTTTCATCCACCTCGATGACATCCCCGATGTGATCGCCCGAGCGGAAGCTCGAACTGAAGAGCTGAAAATGCACCGGCTGGTTGGCCAGAACCTCGAATCTACGGTCCGGCACCCGGATATCGGCCCCCTCGTGCATACCCCTCTCGATCAGGCAGATCGCCTTTCCGCCCTCCGTATCCTTCTCCGCGCGCCCTGCGGTTCCGAGTCCCAAATAGTAGGCACGCGGACTCCCGCTGCCGACTCGGACGCCTCGTCCCACCTTGACGAGTCCATAATAGGACGCCCCGATAGCGACGGCCAGATCGAGATGCGGGTTTTCGAGCACCCGGGGCGCCCCTTCATCGGTCAGAGAAAACCGGCAGCGGACCGCCTGCCGGATTCGGTCCCGAATGATCGCGGGTTTCAGGGCCCCGCCGTTGAAGAGGATCAGGTCCGGATAGGGCGTTTCGCGCCCTGAAGCCCGGGCGATGTCTTCCCGATGCCGTTCGAGAAAGCGGATCAGGTGCCGTGTAATCGCCGGATCCTGGGCATAGGGGAGGCCGAGTTCCGTCATGCCCCTGCGCTGAGGCTCTCTGAGGTCTTCATCGGGGTCGACCAGCGGGAAGAACCCATCCAGGATCACCCGCTCGATCTCCTCCCGATCCAAAGATGTGCTGAGCGTGCCGCCGATGACGCGACGACCCTCGCCGACCAGGGTGATGCTGCGGGAAGGCGCATCCCCGGTCAAAATCTCTTCCTTGGCCGAACGGCACTGATGGCAGAGGGCCTGCCAGCGATGCAGCTGGAGCGGCGCGGCCCTACCCCCGCGCTGCATGCGGCCTTCGGCGATACGGGCCAGGGCGAGGTCCATGTTGTCCCCGCCGAGGATGAGATGGTCCCCCACCGCAATCCGTTCGAACTCCGGGACACCCTCCTTTTCCCGGAGGGTGATGAGCGTAAAATCGGTGGTCCCCCCCCCCACGTCGCACACCAGAACGAGTTCGCCCGGCCGCACCCTTTCGTGCCAATCATTCTCGTGCCGAACGAGCCAGCTGTAAAATACGGCGAGGGGTTCTTCGAGCAGCAGAAATTTCGGGATGCCGGCGCTTTCCGCCGCCTCCACCGTCAAATCCCGCGCCACCTCGTCGAAGGAGGCCGGTACCGTCACGACCACGTTCTGACCTTCCAGAAGGAGGGCTTCGTCATAGTCCCAGCGGTGATTCCATGCCTCGCGGACGTGCCGCAGATAGGCGGCCGTGGCGGCGACCGGCGAGACGCGCGGCAGGCCCTCGTCAACGCCCCACGGGAGGACGGCCGCCCTGCGGTCCACCCTGCCGTGGCAAAGCCAGCTCTTGGCCGATGAAACCAGCCGTTTCGGCACCCTGGCGCCCTGTTCGCGCGCAAAAACCCCGACCAGGCCCTCAGCTGCAGGCGTGTGCCAAGGCAGCCGCACCGCCTCCGGATCGATCTCGTGCCCACCCGGGAGATACAGGAAAGAGGGAAGAATGTCCTGCGCCAACACTTCTCCCGGGGCATTCAGCTGGGGAATGGCGAACAGGTGTATGCCTGCCGGCAGGCGTTCCCCGTTTTCCAGGTCCACGTAGGAGACCGCCGAATTGGTGGTCCCGAGATCAATTCCGACGATGAAACGCTTATCGACCATTTTCGCGATCTGCGTGCTCCCTGACGTTGAATGCGAGCCTGAACCGGCCGCCCCCCTCCTGGGCCAGGCACCAGACCTCGAGTGCACCCACCTCGGTGACCTTTACCTGCAAGACGACCGGAACGACCGTTCCCGGTTCACCCTCCAGCACGGTCTCCAGGGTCGTCAGGGTTTCGATCTCACCTTCCCAGTCTTCCACAATGGTCCCGGGGGTGTCCTGACGTCGCGTCAGCGAACCCAGGAAATCGAATCGGACCGGTTCCCCGACCAGCAACCCGAAGGTCTTCCCCTCGAGGGTCACCTCCGTGCCTTCCTCCATGCCGAAAGGGGCCAGGCAGAGGGCCTTCTGCGGAGTGGGCATGCCCGGAACAGCAGGCAGGGCAGCCTCGACACCGATATAATAGCTCCGACCCAGGCCGCCCCTGATCCGGATTCCCCTGCCGCGCCGCGCCAAACCATAATAGGCCGCTCCCTTCGCCACGGCAAGGTTGAGATCCTGGCTCGAGAGTTCCCGCACCCCATCGGGTGACGGCCCCCAAGACCGAAGCACCTCCAGGATCCGGCGGCGCAGTCCGGTCGCCTTCATGACTCCGCCGTTGAACAGAACGGCCGTCGGCAGAGGCCCTTCACCGTCCACGCCTTCCCTCGAGCGTCCGGCGCGGCGCAAAAATGCGGCCAGGTGGTGGGTAACGGCCGGATCGGCGGCATAGGAAAGCCCGAGTTCCCTCATCCCGGTGCGGACCGTGCTTTGCGGCTCGGCCTCGCGCCCGCAGAGGCCGAAGAAGCCTTCCACCAGGATTCGGTTCACCTCTTCGCGCTCGAGCTGGGTGGTGAGCGTCCCTCCGATCAAGCTCGACCCGCGGCCGAGGACCGTGACCGGGACCTTGTCCTCCCCGCCTCCGGTGAGGAGCTTTTCCTTCGCAGACCTGCAGGCCGACCAGAGGCCGCGCAGCTGGTAGGCATTCAACTTGCGGCCCTGCTCCGCCAGAGATCGCGACACAGCATGAGCGAGGGTCAGGTCCATGTTGTCGCCGCCCACCAGCAGGTGTTCACCGACGGCAATCCGGTCAAGCTCGAGTTCGCCCCTGTCATCCGACACCCGGATGAGGCTGAAATCCGTCGTCCCGCCGCCCACGTCCACCACCAGCACCAGATCGCCCTTCCGCACCCGCTTGCGCCAACCGTCCCGTGACGCCTCGATCCAGGCATAGAATGCGGCCTGCGGCTCTTCGAGCAGGACGATCTGCGGCAGGCCGGCGAGGCCGGCGGCCTCCACGGTCAGGTCCCGTGCCACCGCATCGAAGGAGGCGGGCACCGTCAGGAAAACCTCCTGATTTTCCAGGAAAAGGTTCGCATCCTCCTTGGCGAATGCGTGGTTCCAGGCCTCCCGGATATGCGAAAGAATAGCGGCCGACGCGGCGACCGGCGACAGCTTACGGACGTCCTCCGGACCTTCCCAAGGTAGTATGGGCGCGCGCCGATCCACCCCTGTGTGGCAGAGCCAGGACTTGGAAGATGCAATCAGCCGGTGCGGGAGTTCAGCGCCGCGGTCGCGGGCAAACTCACCGACGGCCAGATCGCCATCAGGATCCCAAGGCAGTGCCAGCGCCCCCGGGGGCAGATCGTGCGGCCCGGGGACGAGTAAGAAGGACGGCAGAACAGGCCGTTCGGCAATAGATCCAGGCCCGACCAGTTGGGGGATTTTGAAGACATGGATCTCCGGAAAACCGGTTTCCTCGACCTCCGCTTCTGTATAAGCAACGACGCTGTTGGTTGTCCCAAGATCGATACCGACGATGTAGCTCGGCTTGTCCAAACTCAGATTCCCTTTTACCTTTCCAACCGTATGGGGCGGCCGCCCTCAACCGGCTTTGCGCGGGGTTGGTGTTACATTCCGCTGGTATCCTCCACCGTCCGCGGGCAGGTTCTATTGCACCTCGACCTCCGCCGGTGCTATCAGCTTCGGGTCCTGCGTGCCTGAAAGCGTCGGCAGGTCCACACGCGTCGCCCGCCAGCCCCGATGCTGCAGGACACCGGAAAACGGAGGATCCCCGGTGACATTCCCGGTCAGCTTGATCGATCCGGCGTCAAAACCCGCCTGCACCGTCACCTGCTCCCCTTCCTCTTGGTCCATCACCGGAGCGAACGCCAAGTGCTTCTGCAAAACCTTCCGGCAGCTCTCCTGGATGCTCCTGACCGCCGCACCGATCTGCGCATCCTCGTATGCAGACAGATCCTCGCTCAGAAAATCGACCAGGCGGCCCTCCCGCTGCAGAATGGCCACGACCTGCAGCGCCCGGCGCTCCGCCGTTTCCCGCGATTCCGCAGCCGCCTCGGACCGCGCCGGCGCCTCGAGTGGACGCTCGGTGCGAACGCGCTTCCCGCCGGCCGGGGCGACTGGGCGCCATTCGGCCACATGCCGACCCACCGTGCCGCCAATGCAGACGCGAAGAAGGATTCCGGTCACCAGGACGCTGCCCGCCAGAATCGCGCCGAGAACCAGCCTGGCATCCCAGAGGGTTTTCAGCACAGGCTGCTCGTCCATCACAGCCCCTGCCCTCAGGCTTTCGAAATACCACCACCCCCCGGCAACCAATCCTGCCGCCAAAACCAAAAACCAGAGCGCGACCCACCCGGTGATGGATCGCGACAAACGTCGGGTCATCTCTTCGCTCATGACATCTCCTTCATGTGTCCATCCAGCCGGACTATCTTTCCGTTGCATCCGTCCCGGCTGTCTGCCGCTGTCGATCGGCTGCCTCCCCGAGATCGCCCCACTCGTACTGGACAATCCCGACCAGGATCATCCCCGCCG harbors:
- the frdB gene encoding Fumarate reductase iron-sulfur subunit, with amino-acid sequence MARRLTFQIFRYNPQDPASSPHTDLFRLEETDSMTLFIALSRLREEQDPSLQFDFCCRAGICGSCAMVINGRPGLACKTLTKDLPEDITLMPLPVFKLIGDLSVDTGTWFRAMNERIGSWIHTSKSFDPNGEEERMDNAVAEEIYELERCVECGCCVAACGTANMRKDFMGAVALNRIARFMLDPRDQRGDKEYFDVIGTDEGIFGCMGLLGCEDVCPKNLPLQDQLGILRRKMGWTAVKKLFRFVK
- a CDS encoding conserved hypothetical protein (Evidence 4 : Unknown function but conserved in other organisms); translated protein: MTEQDEAVSRWVWVIVQSDGSGEQFLGQVDGDLNISFIPAFPEKDAALMGLGRLAREKGMTYEAQAIRLDDLRARAGQNGFAVFVLDGEGRIVERH
- the gltA gene encoding citrate synthase (Evidence 2a : Function from experimental evidences in other organisms; PubMedId : 3309132, 3514304, 6343122, 6380576, 6383359, 9579066; Product type e : enzyme); the encoded protein is MQETAKLIVDGRTFELPIVRGTEGEKALDISRLRSETSLITLDPGYANTGSCESSITFMDGEKGILRYRGIPVDQLAERSSFVETAYLLINGELPTRQELNRFSVMLNDHSLVHEDMRAFFENFPRRAHPMGILSSMVNALRAFYPELPERGEEEEINITFTRLLSKVRTMAAASYKISRGHRVVYPRHDLSYCANFLNMMFDSPVKPYVIDDDIVQALNVFWILHADHEQNCSTAAVRLVGSARVNLYAAISAGICALWGPLHGGANQAVIEMLNRIYTEGGDPGPFILRAKDRKDPFRLMGFGHRVYKTYDPRAKIMKAMCDRILEKLNLNDPLLDIAKTLEEVALNDPYFIDHNLYPNVDFYSGIVLRALGIPLNMFTVMFAIGRLPGWISQWKESVDDPKWKLHRPRQIYVGPRERDYAPIGERK
- a CDS encoding DnaK-like protein, which codes for MDKPSYIVGIDLGTTNSVVAYTEAEVEETGFPEIHVFKIPQLVGPGSIAERPVLPSFLLVPGPHDLPPGALALPWDPDGDLAVGEFARDRGAELPHRLIASSKSWLCHTGVDRRAPILPWEGPEDVRKLSPVAASAAILSHIREAWNHAFAKEDANLFLENQEVFLTVPASFDAVARDLTVEAAGLAGLPQIVLLEEPQAAFYAWIEASRDGWRKRVRKGDLVLVVDVGGGTTDFSLIRVSDDRGELELDRIAVGEHLLVGGDNMDLTLAHAVSRSLAEQGRKLNAYQLRGLWSACRSAKEKLLTGGGEDKVPVTVLGRGSSLIGGTLTTQLEREEVNRILVEGFFGLCGREAEPQSTVRTGMRELGLSYAADPAVTHHLAAFLRRAGRSREGVDGEGPLPTAVLFNGGVMKATGLRRRILEVLRSWGPSPDGVRELSSQDLNLAVAKGAAYYGLARRGRGIRIRGGLGRSYYIGVEAALPAVPGMPTPQKALCLAPFGMEEGTEVTLEGKTFGLLVGEPVRFDFLGSLTRRQDTPGTIVEDWEGEIETLTTLETVLEGEPGTVVPVVLQVKVTEVGALEVWCLAQEGGGRFRLAFNVREHADRENGR
- the lon gene encoding Lon protease is translated as MDFSDKKIPDALPVLPLKDAVIFPRMVVPLAIREEAHRRLVDDALHGDKMVLTVMMKDGAEGETTGTPEVHRIGTACHIMKLSKMDEGTVVVVQGIARVEIKGVKQGEHYSLAEVERLEDIGRSGKKIDAMTLSIMNLFKEIVDLSPHLPDELIDLAKNIEEPGPLADMIVSTLNLDRHKKQDILECLDVKTRLERITRFLSEDLELQKMGRQIQDQVKKGIDQHQKEFYLKEQLKAIQKELGMGDDEGSEIDELLERLEEKDLPEPVKAVAEKELRRLSGMNPASSEYTVSRTYLDWILDLPWNEGTEETLDIRRAERVLNRHHYNLEKVKKRILEYLAVRKLNPAHKGPILCLVGPPGTGKTSLGRSIAEAMGRKFVRTSLGGVRDEAEIRGHRRTYVGALPGRIIQGIKRAGSNNPVYILDEIDKVGTDFRGDPSSALLEVLDPEQNFSFSDHYLEVEFDLSKVMFIATANQLDPVPPPLRDRMEVLELAGYTEDEKLNIARKFLIPRQVKEHGLSREKIIIRTPAVRKIIREYTREAGVRNLEREIGAICRAVARGVAEGSEDLFDVSAAALQEYLGNPRFTFDLAKRTSVPGVAIGLAWTPAGGDILFVEATMMPGKKSLNLTGQLGDVMKESAHTAMSYLRSKAAQFGIREDFFAERDFHIHVPAGAIPKDGPSAGVTMLTALASLLIGRPVRHRVAMTGEVTLRGMVLPVGGIKEKVLAASRSGIKEIILPEGNRHDLDDIPEKIRKQLIFHLVNRMEDVLALALEEKKDETEKRSHEASTVKQASEEDGK
- a CDS encoding conserved hypothetical protein (Evidence 4 : Unknown function but conserved in other organisms), with amino-acid sequence MVDKRFIVGIDLGTTNSAVSYVDLENGERLPAGIHLFAIPQLNAPGEVLAQDILPSFLYLPGGHEIDPEAVRLPWHTPAAEGLVGVFAREQGARVPKRLVSSAKSWLCHGRVDRRAAVLPWGVDEGLPRVSPVAATAAYLRHVREAWNHRWDYDEALLLEGQNVVVTVPASFDEVARDLTVEAAESAGIPKFLLLEEPLAVFYSWLVRHENDWHERVRPGELVLVCDVGGGTTDFTLITLREKEGVPEFERIAVGDHLILGGDNMDLALARIAEGRMQRGGRAAPLQLHRWQALCHQCRSAKEEILTGDAPSRSITLVGEGRRVIGGTLSTSLDREEIERVILDGFFPLVDPDEDLREPQRRGMTELGLPYAQDPAITRHLIRFLERHREDIARASGRETPYPDLILFNGGALKPAIIRDRIRQAVRCRFSLTDEGAPRVLENPHLDLAVAIGASYYGLVKVGRGVRVGSGSPRAYYLGLGTAGRAEKDTEGGKAICLIERGMHEGADIRVPDRRFEVLANQPVHFQLFSSSFRSGDHIGDVIEVDETLTALPPIRTVIQFGKKARETAIPVQVEASYTEMGTLAIWCRSLLTEHRWRLQFQLREAEAAVPVADHAFLEESVVEGALSVIEETFTGTGQGPAPERLVKTLEEQIGKSKDRWPLSVIRRFADALMECPDARERSSEVESRWLNLLGFCLRPGFGDALDEHRLQKIWRLYNRGPLHTNHPQVRPEWWCLWRRVAGGLSVAQQRQVGIDFAALVRPKKKKDQKKLPPQEHLELWMALANMERLPAADKELWARILLEGFNPKSVKPQYWWALARITAREPLYGPVDRVVPPRAVAAMVDTILATDWRNPKPVGAALAQMGRLTGDRTRDLDLEVIARMVAWLEPHEWAHEWIRCLREVVPVAEQEEEALFGEALPAGIRLHQG
- a CDS encoding conserved hypothetical protein (Evidence 4 : Unknown function but conserved in other organisms), with amino-acid sequence MSEEMTRRLSRSITGWVALWFLVLAAGLVAGGWWYFESLRAGAVMDEQPVLKTLWDARLVLGAILAGSVLVTGILLRVCIGGTVGRHVAEWRPVAPAGGKRVRTERPLEAPARSEAAAESRETAERRALQVVAILQREGRLVDFLSEDLSAYEDAQIGAAVRSIQESCRKVLQKHLAFAPVMDQEEGEQVTVQAGFDAGSIKLTGNVTGDPPFSGVLQHRGWRATRVDLPTLSGTQDPKLIAPAEVEVQ
- a CDS encoding hypothetical protein (Evidence 5 : Unknown function) — protein: MYLLKVRLDRNPGKFHDKVNRLMDEVMNLRGPVLNATSADWVPEADLYETAEEIVLLVNLAGVRKEDIEVTFFENYLRVAGTRALCGSDAPARYHRLEMGHGNFERIFRVPAWVDGDRIEAAFSEGLLTVRMKKGPMPQPRFIELDQ